One genomic region from Syngnathus typhle isolate RoL2023-S1 ecotype Sweden linkage group LG17, RoL_Styp_1.0, whole genome shotgun sequence encodes:
- the pam16 gene encoding mitochondrial import inner membrane translocase subunit tim16 isoform X2, producing the protein MAKYLAQVIVMGVQVVGRAFARALRQEYAASQAAARARSSAGQHSAAATGISGMSLQEAQQILNVSKLEPEEIQKNYEHLFKVNDKSMGGSFYLQSKVVRAKERLDEELNIKAQQQKHQSQHSMET; encoded by the exons GCCAAGTATTTAGCACAAGTCATCGTGATGGGGGTTCAGGTGGTCGGCCGTGCTTTCGCTCGAGCTCTACGGCAAGAATATGCAG CGAGTCAAGCGGCAGCACGAGCACGAAGCAGTGCTGGTCAGCATTCTGCCGCCGCCACCGGCATCTCCGGGATGAGTTTACAAGAAGCTCAGCAGATCCTCAACGTCTCCAAGCTCGAGCCAGAAGAAATCCAGAAG AACTACGAGCATCTCTTCAAAGTCAATGACAAGTCTATGGGCGGTTCATTTTACCTACAATCAAAA GTGGTGCGGGCTAAAGAGCGTCTGGACGAGGAACTAAATatcaaagcgcaacaacaaAAGCATCAATCGCAGCACAGCATGGAAACTTGA